From one Methanobrevibacter woesei genomic stretch:
- the trpA gene encoding tryptophan synthase subunit alpha, translating into MSKIGNAFNDNKAFIGFLTAGDPNKEKTIEYILAMENAGCDLIEIGIPFSDPMAEGIVIQDANIRALENKTTTDDVFDIIGEVRKQSDIPIVFLTYINPVLFYGYDKFFKKCGELGVDGFISPDLPYEEKGEIASYARENGVDIISLIAPTSKERIQMIASEAEGFVYVVSSLGVTGMRSEIKTDLNAIIEDIRDVTDIPVAVGFGINTPEQAENISKIADGVIVGSAIVKIIEEHGENAADALKEYVSSMSKACNK; encoded by the coding sequence ATGAGTAAAATAGGAAATGCATTTAATGATAATAAAGCATTTATTGGGTTTTTAACAGCAGGTGATCCAAACAAGGAAAAAACCATAGAATATATCCTAGCTATGGAAAATGCTGGATGTGACTTAATTGAGATTGGAATTCCATTTTCAGATCCAATGGCTGAAGGAATTGTAATTCAGGATGCAAATATAAGAGCTTTAGAAAATAAAACAACAACTGATGATGTATTTGATATTATTGGAGAAGTTCGTAAACAATCTGACATTCCAATAGTATTTTTAACTTATATTAATCCTGTTTTATTCTATGGATATGATAAGTTCTTTAAAAAATGTGGGGAATTGGGTGTTGATGGTTTTATTTCACCGGACTTACCATATGAAGAAAAAGGGGAAATAGCTAGTTATGCTCGTGAAAATGGTGTTGATATAATTTCATTAATAGCTCCAACATCAAAAGAAAGGATTCAGATGATTGCAAGTGAAGCCGAAGGATTTGTCTATGTTGTTTCTTCTCTTGGAGTAACTGGAATGAGAAGTGAAATAAAAACTGACTTAAATGCAATTATTGAGGATATTAGAGATGTTACTGATATACCTGTTGCTGTTGGTTTTGGTATCAATACTCCTGAACAGGCAGAAAACATATCCAAAATAGCTGATGGAGTTATTGTAGGTAGTGCAATTGTAAAAATAATTGAAGAACATGGTGAAAATGCAGCAGATGCATTGAAAGAGTATGTATCTTCAATGTCTAAAGCATGCAATAAATAA
- the trpC gene encoding indole-3-glycerol phosphate synthase TrpC, whose amino-acid sequence MLDEIVLKTKERLEEAKKNKPFDDLKEEVANLEINFDFPFEKALASEGLSIIAEVKKASPSKGLIAEEFDYLDIAKEYETAGVSAISVLTEPYFFKGSNDYLKEIACEVDVPILRKDFTIDPYMIYEAKIIGASAVLLIVSILSDDELRYYLEIADLLGLSAIVETHDRKEIKRALDAGARIIGVNNRDLKNFTVNINNSIELCRLVPSDILFISESGIKTKEDTLKLIENNIDAVLIGETLMKSDDKKSLIREFKHG is encoded by the coding sequence ATGTTAGATGAAATTGTTTTAAAAACTAAAGAAAGACTTGAAGAAGCTAAGAAAAACAAACCATTTGATGACTTGAAAGAAGAGGTAGCTAATTTAGAAATTAATTTTGACTTTCCCTTTGAAAAAGCATTAGCTAGTGAAGGTTTATCTATAATAGCTGAAGTTAAAAAGGCTTCTCCTTCAAAAGGTTTAATTGCAGAAGAGTTTGATTATTTGGATATTGCAAAGGAATATGAAACTGCTGGTGTTTCAGCTATTTCTGTTTTAACAGAACCTTACTTTTTTAAGGGCAGTAATGATTATTTAAAGGAAATTGCTTGTGAAGTGGATGTTCCTATTTTAAGAAAAGATTTTACAATAGATCCATACATGATTTATGAGGCTAAAATTATTGGGGCTTCTGCAGTGTTACTTATTGTATCTATTTTATCTGATGATGAATTAAGATATTATCTTGAAATAGCTGATTTATTAGGACTCTCAGCTATTGTTGAAACTCATGATAGGAAAGAAATTAAAAGAGCTTTAGATGCAGGTGCAAGAATTATTGGTGTTAACAATAGGGACTTAAAAAATTTTACTGTTAATATTAATAATAGCATTGAGCTATGTAGATTAGTGCCATCTGATATTTTATTTATTTCTGAAAGTGGTATTAAAACAAAAGAAGATACTCTTAAATTAATAGAAAATAATATTGATGCAGTTTTAATTGGTGAAACTTTGATGAAAAGTGATGATAAGAAATCTTTAATCAGGGAGTTTAAGCATGGTTAA
- the trpB gene encoding tryptophan synthase subunit beta, with translation MVKIKICGLKRLEDIEIVNKYKPDFIGFVFAESPRQVNHDLAEQLKDNLNSDIKAVGVFVDNPQEEIIELFNRGIIDIAQLHGSEDEEYIQSLKDKTNNKLKIINAIEIKDETDISQYDKSQDDYLLFDSGKGSGKTFNWDLIKNNIKKPFFLAGGINSKNISQAIDKFKPFAIDLSSSVEVNGFKNESKIKEIMEVKNLSRGRFGQYGGQYISETLMNELICLEEQYNHYKNDPEFVEELNTLLKEYAGRPSILYYAKRMSEDLGGAKIYLKREDLNHTGAHKINNVLGQVLLAKKMGKTRVIAETGAGQHGVATATAAALLDMECEIFMGETDTERQALNVYRMELLGAKVHKVTSGTKTLKDAVNEVFREWISRVHDTHYVIGSTMGPHPFPMIVRDFQSVISKEARQQILEKESKLPNAVIACVGGGSNAMGAFYHFIEDEDVKLIGCEAGGKGIDTPYNAAAINNGKVGIFHGMKSIFSQGEYGQIAPVYSISAGLDYPGIGPEHAHLNEIGRAEYVPVNDDEAVDAFEYLSRMEGIIPAIESAHAVAYSMKIAPEMNKEDIIIVCLSGRGDKDVASIARYKGVDLHE, from the coding sequence ATGGTTAAAATCAAAATCTGTGGACTTAAAAGATTAGAAGATATAGAAATTGTAAACAAATATAAACCGGATTTTATTGGATTTGTGTTTGCAGAAAGTCCTCGCCAAGTTAATCATGACTTAGCAGAGCAATTGAAAGACAATTTAAACTCTGATATTAAAGCTGTTGGTGTATTTGTAGATAATCCTCAAGAAGAAATCATTGAATTATTTAATAGGGGCATTATTGATATAGCTCAGCTTCATGGCAGTGAAGATGAAGAATATATCCAATCATTAAAAGATAAAACCAACAATAAACTAAAAATAATAAATGCAATAGAAATTAAAGATGAAACTGATATTTCTCAATATGATAAATCTCAGGATGATTATTTGTTATTTGACAGTGGTAAAGGTAGTGGAAAGACCTTTAACTGGGATTTAATTAAAAATAATATTAAAAAACCTTTCTTTTTAGCTGGTGGAATTAACAGTAAAAATATTTCCCAAGCTATTGATAAATTTAAACCATTTGCCATAGATTTAAGCAGTTCTGTTGAAGTTAATGGATTTAAGAATGAAAGCAAAATAAAGGAAATAATGGAGGTAAAAAATTTGAGTAGAGGAAGATTTGGACAGTATGGTGGTCAATATATCTCTGAAACCTTAATGAATGAACTTATTTGCCTGGAAGAGCAGTACAATCATTATAAAAATGATCCAGAATTTGTAGAAGAGCTAAACACATTGCTAAAGGAATATGCAGGAAGACCATCCATACTTTATTATGCTAAAAGAATGAGTGAAGACCTTGGCGGTGCGAAAATCTACTTAAAAAGAGAAGATTTGAACCATACAGGAGCACATAAAATCAATAATGTTTTAGGTCAGGTGTTACTAGCTAAAAAAATGGGAAAAACAAGAGTAATAGCAGAAACTGGTGCTGGACAGCATGGAGTAGCTACTGCAACAGCTGCAGCTCTTCTAGACATGGAATGTGAAATATTCATGGGTGAAACTGACACTGAACGTCAGGCATTAAATGTTTATAGAATGGAACTTTTAGGTGCAAAAGTTCATAAAGTAACATCAGGAACAAAAACACTAAAAGATGCTGTAAATGAGGTTTTCAGAGAATGGATTTCAAGAGTTCATGATACTCATTATGTTATCGGTTCTACAATGGGTCCACATCCATTTCCAATGATTGTTAGGGATTTCCAATCAGTAATAAGTAAGGAAGCTCGCCAGCAAATACTTGAAAAAGAAAGTAAATTACCAAATGCCGTTATAGCATGTGTTGGTGGTGGAAGTAATGCAATGGGTGCCTTCTACCATTTTATTGAAGATGAAGATGTAAAGCTTATTGGATGTGAAGCTGGTGGAAAAGGAATAGATACACCTTACAATGCAGCTGCAATTAATAATGGAAAAGTTGGAATATTCCATGGAATGAAATCAATTTTCTCACAAGGAGAATATGGACAGATTGCTCCAGTTTATTCAATATCTGCAGGACTTGACTATCCTGGAATTGGGCCTGAACATGCACATCTAAATGAAATAGGAAGAGCAGAATATGTTCCAGTTAATGATGATGAAGCTGTAGATGCCTTTGAATATTTATCAAGAATGGAAGGAATTATTCCAGCTATTGAAAGTGCACATGCTGTTGCTTATTCAATGAAAATAGCTCCGGAAATGAATAAAGAGGACATTATCATTGTCTGTTTATCTGGAAGGGGAGATAAAGATGTAGCTTCAATTGCTAGATATAAAGGGGTTGATTTACATGAGTAA
- a CDS encoding anthranilate synthase component II, which translates to MILLIDNYDSFSYNLYQLIGQIDDDIKVFRNDKITLDEISKLNPSMILLSPGPGRPEDAGLCIDIVKEFYDKIPILGVCLGHQSICMAFGGVISYASELMHGKSSIISLSDDLIFEGLNKEITVGRYHSLSLKDKTLPKELKLIARSDDGEIMAVKHEKFNVYGLQFHPESILTPDGLSILTNFSELIKEEI; encoded by the coding sequence ATGATTTTACTTATAGATAATTATGATAGCTTTTCCTATAATTTATATCAGTTAATTGGTCAAATTGATGATGATATAAAGGTTTTTAGAAATGATAAGATCACTTTAGATGAGATTTCAAAGTTAAACCCATCAATGATTCTTTTATCTCCAGGTCCTGGAAGGCCTGAAGATGCAGGGCTTTGTATAGATATTGTAAAAGAGTTCTATGATAAAATTCCAATTTTAGGAGTTTGTTTAGGTCATCAGTCAATCTGTATGGCCTTTGGAGGTGTAATTTCTTATGCATCAGAATTGATGCATGGTAAATCTTCAATTATTAGTTTATCAGATGATTTGATTTTTGAAGGTTTAAATAAAGAAATTACAGTTGGAAGATACCATTCTTTATCTTTAAAAGATAAAACTTTACCTAAAGAATTAAAGTTAATAGCTAGAAGTGATGATGGAGAAATAATGGCAGTTAAACATGAGAAATTCAATGTCTATGGTCTTCAGTTTCATCCAGAGTCTATTCTAACTCCAGATGGATTGTCAATTTTAACTAATTTCTCAGAATTAATTAAGGAGGAAATATAA
- the trpD gene encoding anthranilate phosphoribosyltransferase translates to MIKDSILKLSKGNDLTYSEAYDTMDEIMSGFTTEVQMSAYLTALSIKGASIDEITASAEAMRTHCIRLLNDEEVLEIVGTGGDGSNSFNISTTSSLVISAAGVPVAKHGNRAASSKCGAADVLEALGVDINIKPEKSLEVLKKINLCFLFAQNYHIAMKYVASVRRQLSIPTIFNILGPLTNPAGATMQVLGVYDESYVKPLAKVLQNLGVKSAMVVYGQDKLDEISVSANTTVCEIKDGKLFDYELVPEDFGIKRCKKEDLVGGDSKVNAQITLDILNGEKGPCRDAVVFNSAAGLYVAGKVSSLEEGVELACEIIDSGKAKEQLDNFIKYTNL, encoded by the coding sequence ATGATTAAAGATTCAATTTTAAAACTTTCCAAAGGAAATGATTTAACTTACAGTGAAGCTTATGATACAATGGATGAAATCATGAGTGGATTTACAACAGAAGTGCAAATGAGTGCTTATTTAACAGCTTTATCAATTAAAGGAGCATCAATTGATGAGATAACTGCTTCTGCTGAAGCTATGAGGACTCACTGTATAAGACTATTAAATGATGAAGAAGTTTTAGAAATCGTCGGTACTGGAGGTGATGGTTCCAATTCCTTTAATATCTCAACAACTTCCTCTTTGGTTATTTCAGCTGCAGGTGTTCCAGTAGCTAAACATGGAAATCGTGCAGCTTCAAGTAAATGTGGTGCTGCTGATGTATTGGAAGCACTTGGTGTTGATATCAATATTAAGCCAGAAAAATCTTTAGAAGTCTTAAAAAAGATTAATCTCTGTTTTCTGTTTGCTCAGAACTATCATATAGCTATGAAGTATGTAGCTAGTGTAAGAAGACAGCTGTCAATTCCAACAATCTTTAACATTTTAGGTCCTCTAACAAACCCTGCAGGTGCTACAATGCAGGTTTTAGGAGTTTATGATGAATCTTATGTTAAACCTTTAGCAAAAGTTCTTCAAAACCTCGGAGTAAAATCTGCAATGGTTGTCTATGGTCAAGACAAGTTAGATGAAATATCAGTTAGTGCTAATACAACAGTTTGTGAAATTAAAGATGGTAAACTCTTTGATTATGAATTGGTACCTGAAGATTTTGGAATTAAAAGATGCAAAAAAGAGGATCTTGTAGGTGGAGATTCAAAAGTCAATGCTCAAATTACTTTGGATATTTTAAATGGTGAAAAAGGCCCATGTAGGGATGCAGTTGTCTTTAATTCTGCTGCAGGGTTATATGTTGCAGGTAAGGTTAGCTCTCTTGAAGAAGGAGTTGAACTTGCCTGTGAAATAATAGATAGTGGAAAGGCAAAAGAACAGTTAGATAACTTTATTAAATACACAAATCTCTGA